GATACTTCACCACTTTAGGCGCGCCTTCGCGGTGATCGGGGCTAATAGAACTATGACAGTCGGTACAATTTACTTCACGGCCAAGCAAAGCGTGTGCACTTTCACCATGTGAACCCAATACCGTTTCTTTTGAATCTTTATGGCACTGAACACACTTGTAGTCTTTGTCACGGATTAATTCGACTTCATGTCTTGTTGATTCTCCTACTGGCGTAACAGCAGGCTCAGCAACAGCATGAATGGAATAACCATAGAGGCAGAATGCTAGAAGGGATTTAAGCATTATGACTATGGCCAATTTAATATTGCCCATTTTATCCTTTCCTTATACCGGCATTATTTAACTCTCAACTAAATAATATTCCGGTTAAACAAAAGTACCCTTAAACGATATTATTACCGTTTAAATGATATCAATTCTTATTTTGGATAAGCCACAACGCTTTCTATAGTTAGAATATACCTCTAATTGGGTAATACGAAATTTGGATGAGTTAATCTGTGAACGCAATCACCCTATTCATATCATGGTCAATTTAGGTAATTGATTGTTATATATGATAATAATTCTCAGTTAAATTCTAATTAACCTAACCACCAATACCACTTTAGGGTTATATAAACTTCAACGTGATTAAGGTCACTGCCATTAATTGATCTGGGACAATCTATATCCAACACGTAACAAAATGTGTTTGTTTATGAATTAATATAAACAGGAATTCTCCAGTTCTTAATTTGAATAGCAAACTCACAACGCTTGGTATAAGAATCAGTATATTGGAGATATCACTGTGAAAAAGCATTGGATACGTAATTCGGTCACAGCACTATTAATGGTTAGCGCATCACTAGCAAGCGCGACCAGTTTTGCTGCGTCTGAACAAAAAGAAATTGGCGATCCTCGTAACGACCAGTTCGAGCAAAACCACCCAGATCAATATCATTCATGGAGACAGACTTCAGAAAGCGAAACCATAGAAGATGCACTAAAAGAAGATCCCAACATGGTCATCATGTGGGCTGGCTACGGCTTCGCAAAAGATTACAACAAGGCACGTGGTCACTTTTATGCGATTGACGATGTACGACAAACGCTTCGTACTGGCGGCCCAACGGACGAAAGCTCAGGCCCGATGCCAATGGCATGTTGGAGCTGTAAGAGCCCTGACGTAGCACGTGTTATCGAAGAGCGTGGCGAAGATGGTTATTTCGAAGGTAAGTGGGCGCGTCTTGGTAACGAGATCATTAACCCTATTGGCTGTTCAGACTGTCACGATACCCAAAGCGAAGGCTTTAAAAATGGTGAACCAGCACTGAAGGTGACTCGTCCTTATGTTGAACGTGCATTTGAAACAATTGGTAAAAAGTTTGATGATCAAAGCCGTTTAGACCAACAGGCTTCTGTTTGCGCCCAATGTCATGTCGAATACTACTTCACTGGGCCAACCAAAGGCGTGAAATTCCCTTGGGACCAAGGTACAACCGTCGGCGATATGGAACGTTACTATGACGCGATCAACTTTAAAGATTGGACGCATAAAGTATCGAAAGCGCCAATGCTAAAAGCGCAGCACCCTGGTTTCGAAACATGGCGTGAAGGTATCCACGGTAAAAACAAAGTCGTTTGTGCAGACTGTCATATGCCGAAAGTAACCAAAGAAGATGGCACCGTTTATACCGACCATAAAGTGGGTAACCCATTCGACCGCTTCGAAGATACGTGTGCAAACTGTCACACTCAATCGAAAGAAACCATGCGTAACATCGTATCAAGCCGTAAAGCGCAAGTTCTGAACATGAAGCTGACTGCTGAGAAGCAAATCGTAGCCGCTCACTTTGAAGCAGGCGCGGCATGGGAAGCGGGTGCGACAGAGCAAGAGATGGAGCCGATCCTACTGGATATCCGTCACGCTCAATGGCGTTGGGACTACGCTATTGCGTCTCACGGCATTCATATGCATGCACCTGAGATCGCTCTAGAAGTGCTAGGTACTGCCGTTGACCGTGCAGCGGATGCTCGAACTAAGATTGTTCGTCTACTGGCGAAGAAAGGCATCACCGATCCAATCGAAATTCCAGATATCTCGACAAAAGAAGCGGCTCAAAAAGCGCTTGGAATGGACATGGATAAAATGAACGCCGAGAAACAACACTTCTTAGACTCGGTTGTTCCTAAATGGGAAGAGCAAGCTGAAAAGCGTGAAGCCAACTACGAATACTAGTTTCTTCAAATAGACCGCTAGGTAAAAACCAGTCACACTATTGTTGTGTGGCTGGTTTTTTAGGTTTTGGGGGAATACACATCACTATCGAACCCCCGATCCACTCGCCAATTCAAGGAATAAACAATGAAAATCTTACTTTCGCTTTCGGCATTATGTATTGCACTACTCAGTTCAGGCGTTCATGCATCAGAGCGTGCTGAGACGGGGTGGGAACTAATAGAGAAAGGCGCATTAGTCGTTGATGTCAGAACACCTGCAGAGTTCGAACAAGGGCATCTAGACAACGCCATCAACTACCCTCTTTCTGAAGTGGCTACTCACTTTGCTAAGATAGATAAAGAGCAACCCATAGTGTTGTATTGCCGCAGTGGTAATCGCTCAGGGCAAGCTTATCAGTTCCTGCGTGCTCAAGGGTTTACTCAAATCCATAACGCAGGTGGGTTAATAGAAATGCAGGAAAACCAATAGTCTTCGAAATGAGCTCTTAAGTAAGATCGCTACTTTAGCAATTAGCCAAGCTTAACGGATCATCTGTTTGGCTTGGTTGATCGAATGGATTATAGAAACGCGATCAATCCCCTTTTGATTGGAATCGAGAATTTGAGTCCACGCATCAATCGCTTGTTGATAGCGCATGCTAATGAAGTGATCGGTCGCAATCAGCATTAATGCAGTCCGATCGTTTGGATCAAGCTGCATTGAGTGATCCAATAACGCATTCACGTCATCGCTCATCGCTTGAGAACTAAGATAGTAAAGTGCCGTTGCTTTGGCCGCATAGAGCCCAGAAGGTGCTTGAGGATCTAATCGAATCGCGTAGTCGTAACAGGTGAACGCTGCATCAAACTCTCCTTTCTGCATATACACACCACCAAGCTTAAACCACAAACCGGATTGATTTGGGTCTTGCTTAAGGCTTTGCTGAAGCTCATCTTTGAAATCTGTTGCTGTGTAACTATTGCTATCATCCAAAGGAAGTTGAGGTAACTCTTGTTTCAGTTGAGACCAGACAAGCACACTCAAAGCCACTGCTGTAAATGAAATCATCACATTGCCTTTTAGATTACTGCCATTGTTGTTCGCGGCAACAACGATCACCACCAAAAACAGGCTCATCAATAACAAAGCAGCCAGTAACCAGATATCCATTTTACTCTCCCTTTTTATCCGCCCATTCACTCTACCTCTTTCACCACAAAGCAAACTTGATCAAGGTATAGCTATTGGTATTTAACGATTATCCACAAATAACAGGTAATAAAAAACCGAGCACTTAGGCTCGGTTTTTTCAATGGTAAACTTAATTACTTAACGTAATCGAGATTACTCAGAGTCTTGTTCGCTATCACTTTCAGAGTCAGAAGCATCTGATGCTTGCTCTTCACTTGATTCTGCAACTTCAGCGTTGATAGTTTCAGCATTTGCTTCTTCAGCTTCGCCTTCGACAATCTCAGCTTCTTCTACTTCGTCGATACGTTGTAGACCTACAACATTCTCGTCTCCAGCAGTACGAATCAGTGTTACACCTTGAGTGTTACGACCGACTTGGCTTACTTCCGCGACGTAAGTACGTACCAATGTACCTGCGTCAGTGATCATCATCATCTCATCGCCTTCTTCAACTTGAACCGCACCAACAACCGGGCCATTACGTTCAGAGACTTTGATAGATACTACACCTTGAGTTGCACGACCTTTCGTTGGGTATTCAGCTAGTTCAGTACGCTTACCGTAACCGTTTTGCGTCACAGTTAAGATATCGCCTTCATTTGAAGGAACAATCAATGAAACCACTTGATCGTTTTCTGGAAGCTTCATACCACGAACACCAGAGGCAGTACGACCCATTGCTCGTACTTTGTCCTCATTAAAGCGGACAACCTTGCCCGATTGAGAGAACAGCATAATGTCGCTATCACCATTAGTAATATCAACGCCAATCAATGAATCGTCGTCGCGTAAATTAACAGCAATTAGGCCATTAGCACGTACGTTTGCGAATTGATCCAGAGGTGTCTTTTTAACAGTACCGTCGCCTGTTGCCATGAAGATGAATTTCTCGCTAGAGAACTCAGAAACACGCAGAATAGCCGTAATACGCTCACCTTCTTCTAGAGGAAGAATGTTAATGATAGGCTTACCACGAGCTGTGCGGCTTGCTAACGGTAGTTGGTAAACTTTCAGACGGTATGTCTTACCACGTGTAGAGAAACATAAGATGTTATCATGAG
The Vibrio kanaloae genome window above contains:
- the nrfA gene encoding ammonia-forming nitrite reductase cytochrome c552 subunit: MKKHWIRNSVTALLMVSASLASATSFAASEQKEIGDPRNDQFEQNHPDQYHSWRQTSESETIEDALKEDPNMVIMWAGYGFAKDYNKARGHFYAIDDVRQTLRTGGPTDESSGPMPMACWSCKSPDVARVIEERGEDGYFEGKWARLGNEIINPIGCSDCHDTQSEGFKNGEPALKVTRPYVERAFETIGKKFDDQSRLDQQASVCAQCHVEYYFTGPTKGVKFPWDQGTTVGDMERYYDAINFKDWTHKVSKAPMLKAQHPGFETWREGIHGKNKVVCADCHMPKVTKEDGTVYTDHKVGNPFDRFEDTCANCHTQSKETMRNIVSSRKAQVLNMKLTAEKQIVAAHFEAGAAWEAGATEQEMEPILLDIRHAQWRWDYAIASHGIHMHAPEIALEVLGTAVDRAADARTKIVRLLAKKGITDPIEIPDISTKEAAQKALGMDMDKMNAEKQHFLDSVVPKWEEQAEKREANYEY
- the nrfB gene encoding cytochrome c nitrite reductase pentaheme subunit — translated: MGNIKLAIVIMLKSLLAFCLYGYSIHAVAEPAVTPVGESTRHEVELIRDKDYKCVQCHKDSKETVLGSHGESAHALLGREVNCTDCHSSISPDHREGAPKVVKYREAQSQPGTDKVFLDPSLILDANSQCIDCHKPDDLREASWTHDVHAQNLTCSNCHDVHATEAKVLGLDKKQTIKLCVDCHSDFNQKKEGE
- a CDS encoding TPR domain-containing protein — protein: MDIWLLAALLLMSLFLVVIVVAANNNGSNLKGNVMISFTAVALSVLVWSQLKQELPQLPLDDSNSYTATDFKDELQQSLKQDPNQSGLWFKLGGVYMQKGEFDAAFTCYDYAIRLDPQAPSGLYAAKATALYYLSSQAMSDDVNALLDHSMQLDPNDRTALMLIATDHFISMRYQQAIDAWTQILDSNQKGIDRVSIIHSINQAKQMIR
- a CDS encoding rhodanese-like domain-containing protein; the protein is MKILLSLSALCIALLSSGVHASERAETGWELIEKGALVVDVRTPAEFEQGHLDNAINYPLSEVATHFAKIDKEQPIVLYCRSGNRSGQAYQFLRAQGFTQIHNAGGLIEMQENQ